One window from the genome of Faecalibacterium sp. HTF-F encodes:
- the ruvX gene encoding Holliday junction resolvase RuvX, translated as MKILAVDYGDSRTGLATCDRTEFLTTAITPQITLKARNKVAARVCEVAKEIGAELIVIGLPLNMDGTEGERAAKSRKLAKTVEIWSGLPVRMWDERQTTCAAADLLDESGTFGTKRKEILDSVSATVILDDYLAWRKEHPGEI; from the coding sequence ATGAAAATTTTAGCTGTTGACTACGGCGACAGCCGCACCGGCCTTGCCACCTGTGACCGCACCGAGTTCCTGACCACAGCCATCACCCCGCAGATCACCCTGAAAGCCCGCAACAAGGTAGCCGCCCGGGTATGCGAGGTGGCAAAGGAGATCGGTGCCGAGCTCATCGTCATCGGTCTGCCGCTGAACATGGACGGCACCGAGGGCGAGCGCGCCGCCAAGAGCCGCAAGCTGGCAAAAACGGTCGAAATCTGGAGCGGCCTGCCCGTGCGCATGTGGGACGAGCGCCAGACCACCTGCGCCGCTGCCGACCTGCTGGACGAGAGCGGCACCTTTGGCACAAAGCGGAAGGAAATTCTGGACTCTGTGAGCGCCACGGTCATTCTGGATGACTATCTTGCGTGGCGGAAGGAGCACCCGGGGGAAATATAA
- a CDS encoding exonuclease SbcCD subunit D translates to MRFLHLSDLHLGKRVCEFSMLDDQRYILEQILSLLDSTPVDGVLLAGDLYDKPVPPAEAVRLLDWFLTQLAERQLPVFAISGNHDSADRIAFGAALLQNSRVYVSPVFSGAPVSIPLTDEYGTLDVYLLPFLKPAMVRHVWPDEPVETYNDALACVLRHCPPDPAHRSVLVAHQFVAGAACCESEEVSVGGVDSVDASLFDAFDYVALGHLHSPQKVGRDTVRYCGTPLKYSFSEARQHKSACFVELGPKGEVSITTATLTPKHDLREVRGSYMELTDRRRYADTAVDDYLHITLTDEQDVPDALARLRVIYPNLMRLDYDNLRTREDQQITAPERAESITPLEHFSAFYQLQNNQPLTAAQAAFCQQLIEEIWKEGEDA, encoded by the coding sequence TTGCGTTTTCTGCATCTTTCCGACCTGCATCTGGGCAAGCGGGTGTGCGAGTTCTCCATGCTGGACGACCAGCGGTACATTCTGGAACAGATCCTCTCCCTGCTGGACAGCACGCCCGTGGACGGTGTGCTGCTGGCGGGCGACCTCTACGATAAGCCCGTTCCCCCTGCCGAGGCCGTGCGCCTGCTGGACTGGTTCCTCACCCAACTGGCTGAGCGGCAGCTGCCGGTGTTCGCCATCAGCGGCAACCACGACTCCGCCGACCGCATTGCCTTCGGCGCGGCCCTGCTGCAAAACAGCCGGGTGTACGTCAGCCCGGTGTTCTCCGGTGCGCCGGTGTCCATCCCCCTCACCGACGAGTACGGCACGCTGGACGTGTACCTTCTGCCCTTCCTCAAGCCCGCCATGGTGCGGCATGTCTGGCCGGACGAGCCCGTGGAGACCTACAACGACGCCCTTGCCTGCGTGCTGCGCCACTGCCCGCCGGACCCGGCGCACCGCAGCGTGCTGGTGGCCCATCAGTTCGTGGCCGGTGCTGCCTGCTGCGAGAGCGAGGAGGTGTCGGTGGGCGGCGTAGACAGCGTGGACGCCAGCCTGTTCGATGCCTTTGACTATGTGGCCCTCGGCCATCTGCACAGCCCCCAGAAGGTGGGCCGCGACACCGTGCGCTACTGCGGCACCCCGCTCAAGTATTCCTTCTCGGAGGCCCGGCAGCACAAAAGCGCCTGCTTTGTGGAGCTTGGCCCCAAGGGCGAAGTGTCCATCACCACCGCGACGCTCACCCCGAAGCACGACCTGCGGGAGGTGCGCGGCAGCTACATGGAGCTGACCGACCGCCGCCGCTACGCAGACACCGCCGTGGACGACTACCTGCACATCACCCTGACCGACGAGCAGGATGTGCCGGACGCGCTGGCCCGCCTGCGGGTGATCTACCCCAACCTGATGCGGCTGGACTACGACAACCTCCGCACCCGGGAAGATCAGCAGATCACCGCACCGGAGCGCGCCGAGAGCATCACCCCGCTGGAGCACTTCTCGGCGTTCTACCAGCTGCAGAACAACCAGCCGCTGACCGCTGCGCAGGCGGCATTCTGCCAGCAGCTCATTGAGGAGATCTGGAAGGAGGGCGAGGACGCATGA
- a CDS encoding peptidylprolyl isomerase — protein sequence MMHKKRWAALVLAAALALTGCSFGGVGGGGSTAQKIDRPAVESAELQFTHPAAGDTVAVFDTSAGVFRAVLFPDKAPQAYDNFVGLVQAGYYNGLTVSRVESGFVVEAGQGADGRGNTIWNGGRYPAETTDSLHHYSGALCMGTDVSGECASVFYVVQTLPGEQSVTQELVDQMNSAGYRAEVVSAYQTAGGAPYLDYTDTVLGQVYEGMDVVDAIGQTAVDENQKPREDITINSVSITQYE from the coding sequence ATGATGCATAAAAAAAGATGGGCGGCACTGGTGCTGGCAGCAGCACTGGCCCTGACCGGCTGCAGCTTTGGCGGCGTCGGCGGAGGCGGTAGCACCGCCCAGAAGATCGACCGCCCGGCGGTGGAGTCGGCAGAGCTGCAGTTCACCCACCCGGCGGCGGGGGATACCGTTGCGGTGTTCGATACCTCGGCGGGCGTGTTCCGGGCGGTGCTCTTCCCGGATAAGGCCCCGCAGGCCTATGATAACTTTGTGGGCCTTGTGCAGGCGGGTTACTACAACGGCCTGACAGTCTCCCGTGTGGAGAGCGGCTTTGTGGTAGAGGCCGGACAGGGGGCCGACGGCAGGGGCAACACCATCTGGAACGGCGGCCGCTACCCGGCTGAGACCACCGACAGCCTGCACCATTATTCCGGTGCCCTGTGCATGGGCACGGATGTTTCCGGCGAGTGCGCCAGCGTCTTTTACGTGGTGCAGACCCTGCCGGGAGAGCAGTCTGTGACGCAGGAGCTGGTGGATCAGATGAACAGTGCCGGCTACCGCGCAGAGGTCGTTTCTGCCTACCAGACGGCGGGCGGTGCGCCCTACCTCGACTACACCGACACGGTATTGGGACAGGTGTACGAGGGCATGGACGTGGTGGATGCCATCGGCCAGACCGCCGTGGACGAAAACCAGAAGCCCCGTGAGGACATCACCATCAACAGCGTGAGCATTACGCAGTACGAATAA
- a CDS encoding DUF378 domain-containing protein: MQTFYKICLILLIVGGINWGLVGLFQFDFVGWLLGGSASIWSRIVFTLVGIAALCGIPGLFSDESSSES, translated from the coding sequence GTGCAGACCTTTTATAAAATCTGCCTGATCCTGTTGATCGTGGGCGGCATCAACTGGGGCCTTGTGGGGCTGTTCCAGTTCGATTTTGTGGGCTGGCTGCTGGGCGGCAGCGCATCCATCTGGTCCCGCATCGTGTTCACACTGGTGGGCATCGCAGCCCTGTGCGGCATCCCGGGGCTGTTTTCGGACGAAAGTTCCTCTGAAAGCTGA
- a CDS encoding peptidoglycan-binding domain-containing protein, with protein sequence MAIPAYYSLLQRGSSGPDVALVQTWLNGVRDACTWYSELKTDGKFGISTENAVKEFQLKNKMNVDGKVGANTWNVLYTRYTAKHGLHVPYPGIALRSGSSGGTVRLVQQKLNSLGERLTADGRFGASTAAAVQRFQRRNGLAADGAVGKETWEKMF encoded by the coding sequence ATGGCGATCCCTGCTTATTATTCCCTGCTCCAGCGTGGCTCCTCCGGGCCGGACGTAGCCCTTGTGCAGACCTGGCTCAACGGTGTGCGCGACGCCTGCACATGGTACAGCGAGCTGAAGACCGACGGAAAATTCGGCATTTCCACCGAGAACGCCGTGAAGGAGTTCCAACTGAAAAACAAGATGAATGTGGACGGCAAGGTGGGCGCGAACACATGGAACGTGCTCTACACCCGCTACACGGCCAAGCACGGCCTGCATGTGCCCTACCCCGGCATTGCCCTGCGCAGCGGCTCTTCCGGCGGCACAGTGCGTCTGGTGCAGCAGAAGCTCAACTCTCTGGGCGAGCGGCTGACCGCAGACGGCAGATTCGGGGCTTCCACAGCTGCAGCGGTGCAGCGGTTCCAGCGCCGCAACGGCCTTGCCGCCGACGGCGCGGTCGGCAAAGAAACGTGGGAGAAGATGTTCTGA
- a CDS encoding DUF1292 domain-containing protein — MSDEIKNPNTEEENQPDLMTLEDEDGNEITFEVIDALDYKGVHYLAAVEYAETEEEAENAQLVILSVGEDDEGEYLDVVDDDELLLELGKLFEERLSDEYDIEE, encoded by the coding sequence ATGTCTGATGAGATCAAGAACCCCAATACCGAAGAGGAAAATCAGCCCGACCTGATGACCCTGGAAGATGAGGACGGCAACGAGATCACGTTTGAGGTGATCGATGCGCTGGACTACAAGGGCGTGCATTATCTGGCTGCTGTGGAATACGCCGAGACCGAGGAAGAGGCTGAGAACGCTCAGCTGGTCATCCTGAGCGTCGGCGAAGACGATGAAGGCGAGTATCTGGACGTCGTGGATGACGACGAACTGCTGCTGGAGCTGGGCAAGCTGTTTGAAGAGCGCCTGAGCGACGAGTACGACATCGAAGAATAA
- a CDS encoding pyridoxal phosphate-dependent aminotransferase, whose protein sequence is MDYDKLIAPAAEAMRPSGIRKFFDLAAEMPECISLGVGEPDFKTPWAVREAGIESLEHGRTRYTSNAGLKELRAEVAKYLERRMGLHYDPLHEVLITVGGSEAIDMCIRTLVQPGDEVIIPEPCFVCYEPITTLSGGVPVHVACRQEDEFRLRADALKAAITPRTKLLIMPFPNNPTGAVMEREDLEAVAEVLRGTNIMVLSDEIYAELNYGLRPHVSIATLPDMAERTIVVNGFSKTYAMTGWRLGYACGPAPIIRIMTKIHQSAIMSAPTTSQYAAITALKECDGEIDRMRDEYNMRRRLVVKSFNDMGLTCFEPRGAFYAFPCIKSTGMSSQDFCTKLLEQKHVAIIPGDAFGASGEGYARISYAYSVEHLKEALRRIREFLQENGIYHGI, encoded by the coding sequence ATGGACTACGATAAACTGATCGCGCCTGCCGCTGAGGCTATGCGTCCCTCCGGCATCCGCAAATTTTTCGATCTGGCTGCCGAAATGCCCGAGTGCATCAGTCTGGGCGTGGGCGAGCCGGACTTCAAAACGCCATGGGCCGTGCGCGAAGCCGGCATCGAGAGTCTGGAGCATGGCCGCACCCGCTACACCTCCAACGCAGGCCTGAAGGAGCTGCGCGCCGAGGTGGCAAAGTATCTGGAGCGCCGCATGGGCCTGCACTACGACCCGCTGCACGAGGTGCTCATCACGGTGGGCGGCAGCGAAGCCATTGATATGTGCATCCGCACGCTGGTGCAGCCCGGGGACGAGGTCATTATCCCGGAGCCCTGCTTTGTGTGCTACGAGCCCATCACCACCCTGTCCGGCGGTGTGCCGGTGCATGTGGCCTGCCGTCAGGAGGACGAGTTCCGCCTGCGTGCCGATGCCCTCAAGGCTGCCATCACCCCCCGCACCAAGCTGCTCATCATGCCGTTCCCCAACAACCCCACCGGTGCGGTGATGGAGCGTGAGGATCTGGAAGCCGTTGCTGAGGTGCTGCGCGGCACCAACATCATGGTGCTCTCGGATGAGATCTACGCCGAGCTGAACTATGGCCTGCGGCCCCATGTGTCCATTGCCACCCTGCCCGATATGGCAGAGCGCACCATCGTGGTGAACGGCTTCTCCAAAACCTACGCCATGACCGGCTGGCGTCTGGGCTATGCCTGCGGCCCGGCACCCATCATCCGGATCATGACCAAGATCCACCAGAGCGCCATCATGAGCGCTCCCACCACCAGCCAGTACGCCGCCATCACTGCCCTGAAGGAGTGCGACGGCGAGATCGACCGCATGCGCGACGAGTACAATATGCGCCGCCGCCTTGTGGTGAAGTCCTTCAACGATATGGGCCTGACCTGCTTTGAGCCGCGCGGTGCGTTCTACGCCTTCCCCTGCATCAAGAGTACGGGCATGAGCAGTCAGGATTTCTGCACGAAACTGCTGGAACAGAAGCATGTGGCCATCATCCCCGGCGACGCCTTTGGCGCATCCGGCGAAGGCTATGCCCGCATTTCCTACGCCTACAGCGTGGAGCATCTGAAGGAAGCGCTCCGGCGTATCCGGGAATTCCTGCAGGAAAACGGCATCTATCACGGCATCTGA
- the ispE gene encoding 4-(cytidine 5'-diphospho)-2-C-methyl-D-erythritol kinase, with product MARLNCVTVLAPAKLNLALDVVGLLPSGYHDLDMTMQAITLYERVVLRRSPYLNLRLPGSLVAPNNKNTAIKAALAFFDYTGLLAGVDITIYKNTPVRAGMAGGSADAAAVLVGMNELYGARLSMSELCALGAKIGADVPFALMGGTCRVQGVGDFLKALPPVPECWFTVVMPDYGVSTPEAFAAYDRVGSSVHPDCGAQEAAIRAGDLDALCAAAGNALEECSGAKDTGAIKTLLREHGAVTALMTGSGAAVFGVFRDEGAARAAAQAAKRRWKQVYVAQPDRGGARVSR from the coding sequence ATGGCAAGGCTGAACTGCGTGACCGTTCTGGCCCCCGCAAAGCTCAATCTGGCGCTGGATGTGGTGGGTCTTCTGCCGAGCGGCTACCATGATCTGGACATGACCATGCAGGCCATCACCCTCTACGAGCGGGTGGTGCTGCGCCGCAGCCCCTACCTGAACCTGCGGCTGCCGGGCAGTCTGGTGGCCCCCAATAACAAAAACACTGCCATCAAGGCAGCGCTGGCCTTTTTTGACTACACCGGCCTTCTGGCGGGTGTGGACATCACCATCTATAAGAATACCCCGGTGCGGGCAGGCATGGCAGGCGGCAGCGCCGACGCCGCCGCTGTGCTGGTGGGCATGAACGAGCTGTACGGCGCACGGCTCTCCATGAGTGAGCTGTGTGCACTGGGCGCAAAGATCGGTGCGGACGTGCCCTTTGCCCTGATGGGCGGCACCTGCCGGGTGCAGGGCGTGGGAGACTTCCTCAAGGCCCTGCCGCCGGTGCCGGAGTGCTGGTTCACGGTGGTGATGCCGGACTACGGCGTTTCCACCCCGGAGGCCTTTGCGGCCTATGACCGGGTGGGCAGCAGCGTCCACCCGGACTGCGGCGCACAGGAAGCCGCCATTCGTGCCGGAGATCTGGACGCCCTTTGCGCCGCCGCCGGCAATGCGCTGGAAGAGTGCAGCGGAGCAAAGGATACCGGGGCCATCAAGACCCTGCTGCGGGAGCATGGCGCTGTCACCGCCCTGATGACCGGCAGCGGTGCGGCGGTGTTCGGCGTGTTCCGGGACGAAGGGGCCGCACGGGCCGCTGCACAGGCCGCAAAGCGGCGCTGGAAGCAGGTGTACGTGGCGCAGCCTGACCGCGGCGGCGCACGGGTGAGCCGATAA
- a CDS encoding PFL family protein: MFNTGDILETIEMFTQDNLDVRTVTMGISLLDCIDPDPKKACENIYNKITTKAASLVPTVEHISAEYGIPIINKRISVTPIAMLLGACPDADPVDFAKTLDAAGKKVGVNFVGGYSALVHKGFSAGDRRLIESIPRALAETDIVCSSVNIGATKAGLNMDAVKLMGEAVKKASELTADRQCIGAAKLVVFCNAPEDNPFMAGAFHGPGEPDCEIHVGVSGPGAVRAALARLPKDAPIDEVAELVKRTAFKITRVGQLVANLASKALGVPAGIIDLSLAPTPAIGDSVANILEEMGLETCGCCGTTACLALLNDAVKKGGVMASNHVGGLSGAFIPVSEDAGMIHAAEIGCLTIEKLEAMTAVCSVGIDMVIIPGDTTPAVISALIADEAAIGMVNSKTTAVRVIPAIGRKAGEVLDFGGLLGYGPIMAVNQHDPSVFINRGGRLPAPMQSLKN; this comes from the coding sequence ATGTTTAATACCGGTGACATCCTCGAGACCATCGAGATGTTCACTCAGGACAATCTGGACGTGCGCACTGTCACCATGGGCATCAGCCTGCTGGACTGCATCGACCCGGACCCGAAGAAGGCGTGCGAGAACATCTATAACAAGATCACCACCAAGGCTGCAAGCCTTGTGCCCACCGTGGAGCACATCAGCGCCGAGTATGGTATCCCCATCATCAACAAGCGCATCAGTGTCACCCCCATCGCCATGCTGCTGGGCGCCTGCCCGGATGCCGACCCCGTGGATTTTGCAAAGACCCTGGATGCCGCCGGCAAAAAGGTGGGCGTCAACTTTGTGGGCGGCTACAGTGCTCTGGTGCACAAGGGCTTCTCCGCCGGTGACCGCCGCCTGATCGAGTCCATTCCCCGTGCGCTGGCCGAGACCGACATCGTGTGCAGCTCGGTGAACATCGGCGCCACCAAGGCAGGCCTGAACATGGACGCCGTCAAGCTCATGGGCGAGGCCGTCAAGAAGGCTTCCGAGCTGACGGCCGACCGTCAGTGCATCGGTGCCGCAAAGCTGGTGGTGTTCTGCAACGCACCGGAGGATAACCCCTTCATGGCCGGTGCATTCCACGGCCCCGGCGAGCCGGACTGTGAGATCCACGTGGGCGTTTCCGGTCCCGGCGCTGTGCGCGCCGCACTGGCCCGCCTGCCCAAGGATGCCCCCATCGACGAGGTGGCAGAGCTGGTCAAGCGCACCGCCTTCAAGATCACCCGTGTGGGCCAGCTGGTGGCAAACCTTGCCTCCAAGGCTCTGGGCGTGCCCGCCGGCATCATCGACCTGTCGCTGGCACCTACCCCCGCCATTGGCGACAGCGTGGCCAACATTCTGGAAGAGATGGGCCTTGAGACCTGCGGCTGCTGCGGCACCACCGCCTGTCTGGCCCTGCTGAACGATGCCGTGAAGAAGGGCGGCGTGATGGCCTCCAACCACGTGGGCGGTCTGTCCGGTGCCTTCATCCCGGTCAGCGAGGACGCCGGCATGATTCACGCCGCCGAGATCGGCTGCCTGACCATTGAAAAGCTGGAAGCCATGACCGCCGTCTGCTCGGTGGGCATCGATATGGTCATCATCCCGGGCGACACCACCCCGGCCGTCATCAGCGCCCTGATCGCCGACGAAGCCGCCATCGGCATGGTGAACAGCAAGACCACCGCCGTGCGCGTCATTCCCGCCATTGGCCGCAAGGCCGGCGAGGTGCTGGACTTTGGCGGTCTGCTGGGCTATGGCCCCATCATGGCCGTGAACCAGCACGACCCGTCCGTGTTCATCAACCGCGGCGGTCGACTGCCTGCCCCCATGCAGTCGCTGAAGAACTGA
- a CDS encoding ACT domain-containing protein has product MKAFITVIGHDTVGVVAKVAGLCTELNINIEDVTQSILQGMFAMIMLVDISKCNVSHEELHKRCDALAAEMGMQINVTRQEVFDAMHTI; this is encoded by the coding sequence ATGAAAGCATTCATTACCGTCATTGGTCACGATACCGTGGGCGTTGTTGCCAAGGTCGCCGGTCTGTGCACCGAACTGAACATCAACATCGAGGACGTGACCCAGAGCATCCTGCAGGGCATGTTCGCCATGATCATGCTGGTGGATATCTCCAAGTGCAATGTGAGCCACGAAGAGCTGCACAAGCGCTGCGATGCACTGGCCGCCGAGATGGGGATGCAGATCAACGTGACCCGTCAGGAAGTCTTTGACGCCATGCACACCATCTGA
- a CDS encoding stage II sporulation protein R translates to MLSRMLTRAQMALLCLGLFLALALCGAWQTFAWGRTQLDTGALVCADTLRLHIRPENDSIASQSAKLHVRDAVLAYLDAACPAESKPDALCWAARHLFELQLTARHALAELNIRAPVRVQLVNMYFDTRRYASGILPAGRYDALRIQIGSGTGRNWWCVLYPGLCRSACGGYARPAENDLVCGNYILRLRLVEWVQQRTACREDVVLLG, encoded by the coding sequence ATGTTATCCAGAATGCTTACACGCGCTCAGATGGCTCTGCTCTGCCTTGGCCTGTTTCTCGCCCTTGCCCTGTGCGGCGCATGGCAGACATTTGCATGGGGCCGCACCCAGCTGGACACCGGGGCACTGGTGTGCGCCGACACCCTGCGGCTGCACATCCGGCCCGAGAACGATTCCATCGCCAGCCAGAGCGCAAAGCTCCATGTGCGGGACGCCGTGCTGGCCTATCTGGACGCCGCCTGCCCTGCCGAAAGCAAGCCTGACGCCCTTTGCTGGGCGGCGCGGCATTTGTTCGAACTGCAGCTCACGGCCCGGCACGCGCTGGCAGAGCTGAACATCCGCGCCCCGGTGCGGGTGCAGCTGGTGAACATGTACTTCGACACCCGGCGCTACGCTTCGGGCATCCTGCCTGCCGGGCGGTACGACGCGCTGCGCATCCAGATCGGCTCCGGCACCGGCCGCAACTGGTGGTGCGTGCTCTACCCGGGCCTGTGCCGCTCTGCCTGCGGGGGCTACGCCCGGCCCGCCGAAAACGACCTCGTCTGCGGGAACTATATTCTCCGGCTCCGGCTGGTGGAATGGGTGCAGCAGCGCACCGCCTGCCGGGAGGACGTGGTGCTGCTTGGGTAA
- a CDS encoding Lrp/AsnC family transcriptional regulator produces the protein MEQLLKILEDNARLPIEDIATMLNKSPAEVAAMIDLARAQGIIKGYKTLVDWEKAGVNRVEAVIELNVSPKKSRGFDEIAATIASFDEVESVLLMSGGYDLQLVIKGQTFQEIALFVAKRLSPLDDVLSTATHFVLRTYKKEGRLYQDEEIDERECTVL, from the coding sequence ATGGAACAGCTTTTGAAGATCCTGGAAGACAATGCGCGGCTGCCCATTGAGGACATCGCCACGATGCTGAATAAATCTCCCGCCGAGGTGGCGGCCATGATCGATCTGGCCCGGGCGCAGGGCATCATCAAGGGCTACAAGACCCTTGTGGACTGGGAAAAGGCCGGGGTCAACCGTGTGGAGGCCGTCATCGAGCTGAATGTCAGCCCCAAGAAGAGCCGCGGCTTTGACGAGATCGCAGCCACCATTGCCTCCTTTGACGAAGTGGAGAGCGTGCTGCTGATGAGCGGCGGCTACGACCTGCAGCTGGTCATCAAGGGCCAGACCTTTCAGGAGATCGCCCTGTTCGTGGCAAAGCGCCTGTCCCCGCTGGACGATGTGCTGTCCACCGCCACCCACTTTGTGCTGCGCACCTATAAAAAGGAGGGCCGCCTGTATCAGGACGAAGAAATCGATGAAAGAGAGTGCACGGTGCTGTGA